One window of the Rufibacter radiotolerans genome contains the following:
- a CDS encoding glycosyltransferase family 4 protein → MRIAIVINKSWNIFNFRLSLVKALLAAGHEVVAIAPEDAYSARLVAEGCKFVDLPMESKGTNPVKDMLLVGKFLKAYQKVKPDVILQYTIKPNIYGSLAARLAGIPSINNVSGLGTVFIVENLVSKVAMALYRFSFQFPAKVFFQNNDDKALFLERKLVRESITEVLPGSGIDTTRFQPATEFMRHDPFVFLMVSRALYEKGLVEYVEASKILKAKYPQVRVQLLGAIDEEGNIGIKRTQVEQWAKEGWLEYLGTSDNVAGVMHVADCVVLPSYREGTPRTLLEAAALGKPIVTTNVPGCKETVVDGYNGYLCDVRNGANLAAKMEQVLQLPAADLQAMGQNSRRLAEEKFDEKYVIDRYFAAIEGATGKVARKID, encoded by the coding sequence ATGCGCATTGCCATTGTTATCAATAAATCCTGGAACATCTTCAATTTCCGCCTGAGCCTGGTGAAAGCCTTGCTGGCCGCGGGGCATGAAGTGGTGGCCATTGCCCCCGAGGACGCCTATTCGGCAAGATTAGTAGCAGAAGGCTGCAAGTTTGTGGACCTGCCCATGGAAAGCAAAGGCACCAACCCCGTTAAAGACATGCTGCTGGTGGGCAAGTTCCTGAAGGCCTACCAGAAAGTGAAGCCCGATGTGATTTTGCAGTACACCATCAAACCCAATATATACGGTTCTTTGGCGGCCAGACTGGCGGGCATTCCTAGCATCAACAACGTGTCTGGCCTGGGAACGGTGTTCATTGTGGAGAACCTGGTGTCGAAAGTCGCCATGGCCCTTTACCGTTTCTCCTTTCAATTTCCGGCCAAGGTGTTTTTCCAGAACAATGATGACAAGGCCCTGTTTCTGGAACGCAAGCTAGTACGTGAATCCATCACTGAAGTGCTTCCCGGTTCTGGTATTGACACCACCCGGTTTCAGCCAGCAACCGAGTTTATGCGCCATGACCCGTTCGTATTCCTGATGGTTTCCAGGGCGCTATATGAGAAAGGGCTGGTGGAATACGTGGAAGCCAGCAAAATCCTGAAAGCCAAATACCCGCAAGTGCGGGTGCAACTGCTGGGCGCTATTGATGAGGAAGGCAACATAGGCATTAAACGCACGCAGGTGGAGCAGTGGGCCAAAGAAGGCTGGCTGGAATATCTGGGCACCTCAGACAACGTGGCCGGTGTCATGCATGTTGCTGACTGCGTGGTGTTGCCATCCTACCGCGAAGGCACCCCGCGCACCCTGCTGGAGGCTGCGGCCCTGGGCAAACCCATTGTCACCACCAACGTGCCCGGCTGTAAAGAAACCGTGGTAGACGGCTACAACGGCTACCTTTGCGACGTGCGCAACGGCGCCAACCTGGCCGCCAAAATGGAGCAGGTCCTGCAACTTCCAGCCGCTGACCTCCAGGCCATGGGCCAGAACAGCCGCCGCCTGGCAGAAGAGAAATTTGACGAAAAATACGTAATAGACCGCTACTTCGCGGCCATTGAAGGAGCTACCGGTAAAGTGGCCAGAAAGATAGATTAG
- a CDS encoding UDP-N-acetylmuramoyl-tripeptide--D-alanyl-D-alanine ligase, with protein sequence MAQQLEQLYQKYLECRKVSTDSRAPQDNTLFFALDGPNFKGSQFAQAALDKGARYAVVQDPAITGPKIIQVEDSLKALQELALHHRLQLDIPIIGITGSNGKTTTKELINAVLSQKFNVLCTKGNLNNHIGVPLTLLSIQPEHEMAIIEMGANHPGDIAELCSYALPTHGLITNIGKAHLEGFGSLEGVARTKSELYLHLDKANGIVFVNTSNDHLMRMVRRLANKVTYYSEQDDYSATLLQAAPQVIYRAANGEEVHTHLMGSYNFENMMAAACIGQYFGVPHEQINAAIANYAPTNNRSQIVKKGTNTILLDAYNANPSSMALSVANFAEMASEPKVVILGDMLELGQESEAEHRLLGEQLNRQNFSQVFICGKEMRYAAEVNPDFFYFAEKSALEQWLTDHPIRNSNVLIKGSRGIGLETIVNLL encoded by the coding sequence ATGGCGCAGCAACTAGAGCAACTATACCAAAAATACCTGGAGTGCCGAAAAGTAAGCACAGATTCCCGGGCTCCCCAAGACAATACGCTTTTTTTCGCCCTGGACGGCCCTAATTTCAAAGGCAGCCAGTTTGCGCAGGCGGCCCTGGACAAAGGCGCCCGGTACGCCGTGGTGCAGGACCCCGCCATTACCGGCCCTAAAATCATTCAGGTGGAAGACTCGCTCAAAGCCCTGCAGGAACTGGCCTTGCACCACCGGCTGCAGCTAGACATTCCAATTATCGGCATTACGGGTTCCAACGGCAAAACCACCACCAAAGAACTGATCAATGCGGTGCTCAGCCAGAAGTTTAACGTGCTCTGCACCAAGGGCAACCTGAACAACCACATTGGCGTGCCGCTTACCCTGCTCAGCATCCAGCCCGAGCATGAGATGGCCATCATTGAGATGGGCGCCAACCATCCCGGCGACATTGCCGAACTCTGTTCTTATGCCTTGCCCACCCACGGCCTCATCACCAATATTGGCAAGGCCCATTTAGAGGGGTTCGGGAGCCTGGAAGGCGTGGCCCGCACCAAGAGCGAACTCTACCTGCACTTAGACAAAGCCAACGGCATTGTGTTCGTGAATACTTCTAACGACCATCTCATGCGCATGGTACGCCGGCTCGCCAACAAAGTCACCTATTACAGCGAGCAGGATGATTACAGTGCCACCTTACTGCAAGCCGCCCCGCAGGTAATCTACCGCGCCGCCAACGGCGAAGAGGTGCATACGCACCTGATGGGTTCCTACAACTTTGAGAACATGATGGCCGCCGCCTGTATTGGCCAGTATTTTGGGGTACCGCATGAGCAGATAAACGCTGCCATTGCCAACTACGCGCCCACCAACAACCGCTCCCAGATCGTCAAAAAAGGCACCAATACCATTTTACTGGACGCCTACAACGCCAATCCCAGCTCCATGGCCTTATCGGTGGCTAACTTCGCCGAGATGGCCAGCGAGCCCAAGGTGGTCATTCTGGGCGACATGCTGGAACTGGGCCAGGAAAGCGAGGCGGAGCACCGCCTATTGGGCGAGCAATTGAACCGCCAGAACTTCAGCCAAGTGTTTATCTGCGGAAAGGAGATGCGCTACGCCGCCGAGGTGAACCCGGACTTTTTTTACTTCGCGGAGAAAAGCGCCCTGGAGCAATGGCTCACCGACCACCCTATCCGTAACAGCAACGTGCTCATCAAAGGCTCCCGCGGCATTGGCTTGGAAACCATAGTAAATTTACTATAA
- the rfbC gene encoding dTDP-4-dehydrorhamnose 3,5-epimerase, whose product MQIKTCQISGVLEIIPSIFTDSRGAFLETFSSRNFVEAGISESFVQDNLSVSKKGVLRGLHFQRPPYAQAKLVSVVVGKVQDVVVDLRKESPTYGQYVSYVLDAEKRNQVYVPAGFAHGFVALEEGTVFQYKCSNYYNKDSEGGLLWNDPTLGIDWGVENPLISEKDEILPTLANFESPF is encoded by the coding sequence ATGCAAATTAAGACCTGCCAGATTTCTGGCGTATTGGAGATAATTCCTTCAATTTTCACGGATAGCCGCGGGGCTTTTCTGGAAACCTTTAGCTCCCGGAACTTTGTGGAAGCCGGAATCTCAGAATCCTTTGTGCAGGATAATTTATCAGTATCAAAGAAAGGCGTTTTAAGAGGCCTTCATTTTCAGAGGCCACCCTATGCGCAGGCAAAGTTGGTAAGTGTAGTAGTAGGTAAGGTGCAAGATGTGGTAGTAGACCTGCGTAAGGAATCTCCTACCTACGGCCAGTATGTTAGCTATGTGCTTGATGCTGAAAAAAGGAATCAGGTATATGTACCGGCCGGCTTTGCCCATGGTTTTGTAGCGCTAGAAGAGGGAACCGTATTCCAGTACAAGTGCAGCAATTACTACAACAAAGATTCTGAAGGCGGACTGCTCTGGAACGACCCAACCCTGGGAATAGATTGGGGAGTGGAAAATCCTTTGATTTCTGAGAAGGATGAGATTCTGCCTACGCTGGCCAATTTTGAGTCGCCGTTTTAA
- a CDS encoding T9SS type A sorting domain-containing protein, translating into MNRALKLLAFFICWVTGIWQTAFSQTPIRLQEATGPVVQTAQGQALPLAWAGGFNSPQFSAIDLNQDGQLDLFVFDRSSQKVATFLAVRTNGVWGYQPAPQYAEAFPKELRYFAVLRDFNCDGKPDLFTASGQGVAVYTNSFTASPGLTFNLTHPVLLYDANVNLIIGSEDMPAITDMDGDGDLDILAWEWSGGAKLEYFRNDQIEQGLACGTFKLTRASSWWGQVTRCIGTCHSYAFGAECPAIHHIGGSSVLPLDLNGDGVMDLLNGHDDCPDLASLLNTGTNQQPKITSAGYNFGPDIEGRQFSVFPAAYYLDVTFDGLPDLVVAPNMTSNSHQNVDLKNSVWVYANTGTASKPRFQSAKQPFLQHQMLEVGEGAAPALGDLVGNTALDLLVGNTAALENGRYSASLALWQNKGTAQQAVFEATDPDYLGFAALNLQALKPQLLDLNADGKVDLAWSAYNPATASVEFKYLLNQAAAGQPAQFTLAQAIPVPGLLLFRGDTPYLFDVNGDGTLDVLIGKSSGALTYYRNTGTNISPTWTLVSEALGGIGPNVERRRLQVMVADLNRDGQPDLLTSDDGGQLRVYPAFKAHLTGAFPLEENVLWEPLRQEYAKATFGAGMVLAAADINNDGSQLPEFLVGTLAGGIRFLRAITEPLGMDEEATSAKKAIQFYPNPANGFTQLVTEKAASYTLTSLLGVKVAQGKTKANTAHTLSTQALPSGVYLLRVVLPDGKASTHKLVVQH; encoded by the coding sequence ATGAATCGTGCATTAAAGTTACTAGCCTTTTTTATATGTTGGGTAACGGGCATCTGGCAAACTGCGTTTAGCCAGACACCCATCCGGCTTCAGGAGGCAACTGGCCCCGTGGTGCAGACCGCGCAGGGGCAAGCCTTGCCACTGGCTTGGGCCGGTGGGTTCAACAGCCCGCAGTTCTCGGCCATTGACCTGAATCAGGACGGGCAACTTGATCTATTCGTCTTTGATAGAAGCTCCCAGAAGGTGGCTACTTTCCTGGCAGTACGCACCAACGGGGTTTGGGGCTACCAACCGGCACCGCAGTACGCCGAGGCCTTCCCCAAGGAGCTCAGGTATTTCGCTGTGCTGCGTGATTTTAACTGTGACGGCAAGCCTGATCTGTTCACCGCCTCCGGCCAGGGCGTGGCCGTGTACACCAATTCCTTTACTGCCAGTCCGGGCCTTACCTTTAACCTTACCCACCCGGTGCTGCTGTATGACGCCAACGTGAACCTGATTATTGGTTCTGAGGACATGCCGGCCATCACGGACATGGACGGCGACGGCGACCTGGATATTCTGGCCTGGGAATGGTCTGGCGGGGCCAAGCTGGAGTATTTTCGGAACGACCAGATAGAGCAGGGTCTGGCCTGCGGTACGTTTAAGCTCACCCGCGCCTCGTCTTGGTGGGGGCAGGTGACCCGCTGCATAGGCACCTGTCACAGCTATGCCTTTGGCGCGGAGTGCCCAGCCATTCACCACATTGGGGGTTCCAGCGTGCTGCCCCTGGACCTGAACGGAGACGGCGTGATGGATCTGTTGAACGGCCACGACGATTGCCCAGATCTGGCCAGCCTCCTCAATACCGGTACCAACCAGCAACCAAAGATCACCAGCGCCGGCTATAACTTCGGCCCAGACATTGAGGGGCGGCAGTTCAGCGTGTTTCCGGCGGCATATTACCTGGATGTCACTTTTGACGGACTTCCGGACCTGGTGGTGGCGCCCAACATGACCAGCAATTCGCACCAGAACGTGGACCTGAAGAACTCCGTGTGGGTATACGCCAACACCGGCACCGCCTCCAAACCCCGCTTCCAGAGTGCCAAACAGCCGTTCCTGCAACACCAGATGCTGGAAGTAGGTGAGGGCGCTGCCCCGGCGCTGGGCGATCTTGTAGGGAACACCGCCCTTGATTTACTGGTGGGCAATACCGCTGCGTTAGAGAATGGACGCTATTCGGCCTCCTTGGCACTGTGGCAAAATAAAGGCACCGCCCAGCAAGCCGTGTTTGAAGCCACGGATCCAGATTATCTGGGTTTTGCGGCCCTCAACCTGCAAGCCCTGAAGCCGCAACTGCTGGATCTTAATGCTGATGGGAAAGTGGACCTGGCCTGGAGCGCCTATAACCCTGCCACCGCCTCGGTAGAATTCAAGTACCTGCTCAACCAGGCCGCCGCCGGGCAACCCGCGCAGTTTACGCTGGCCCAGGCAATTCCGGTGCCCGGCTTGCTTTTGTTCAGGGGCGATACCCCTTATTTGTTTGATGTAAACGGTGACGGAACGCTGGACGTGCTCATCGGGAAATCTTCGGGCGCCTTAACGTATTACCGCAACACCGGCACCAATATTTCTCCCACCTGGACTTTGGTTTCTGAAGCCCTGGGCGGAATTGGCCCCAACGTGGAGCGCCGGCGCCTGCAGGTTATGGTGGCAGACCTGAACCGTGACGGCCAGCCCGACCTGCTTACCTCTGACGACGGCGGGCAACTGAGGGTCTACCCAGCTTTCAAAGCACATCTGACCGGCGCCTTTCCGCTGGAGGAAAATGTGCTCTGGGAACCCCTGCGGCAGGAATATGCCAAAGCCACCTTTGGCGCAGGAATGGTGTTGGCGGCCGCTGATATAAACAACGACGGTTCCCAGCTGCCCGAATTTCTGGTGGGTACTCTGGCTGGGGGCATCCGGTTTCTGAGAGCCATCACTGAGCCTTTGGGCATGGATGAGGAAGCAACCTCGGCTAAAAAGGCTATTCAATTTTACCCCAACCCCGCCAACGGATTCACGCAACTGGTAACGGAGAAAGCTGCTTCGTATACCTTGACCAGCCTATTAGGCGTAAAAGTGGCGCAAGGGAAAACCAAAGCCAATACAGCACATACGCTCTCTACCCAGGCTCTGCCGTCAGGGGTTTACTTGTTGCGCGTGGTACTGCCAGATGGCAAGGCGTCCACCCACAAACTTGTAGTCCAGCACTAG